The Numida meleagris isolate 19003 breed g44 Domestic line chromosome 20, NumMel1.0, whole genome shotgun sequence genome has a window encoding:
- the FAAP20 gene encoding Fanconi anemia core complex-associated protein 20 — protein MAEEGAAKLRLKPRKAPPACSREPSPGLERARRCQALADRSSWFEKDDLNECEKTWSLLLMNISQDLQCTSWQTVPSFPEFFGKSSEDERLQEQEVFKIGMKDFHWISFPSFHKEQNSKPEDFSSPQLIETQVWDQADELESLPSTSEKVCCKINTDPKNTAGEDTGGISKVDVNLKPCDVSQHKTSTCHLALSQGTAKALSVQQHCRGAVQNSKENRKQEKRELQAQIHRGSISFGETRRVPAAGNPPLVSMAGNESCRESSVQSEGSSTLDSCPMCLIRFSGTLSQLDIDGHLARCLSESADDIMW, from the exons ATGGCTGAGGAAGGAGCCGCCAAGCTGCGCCTCAAACCCAGGAAGGCGCCGCCGGCCTGCAGCCGGGAGCCCAGCCCCGGCCTGGAGCGCGCCCGGCGGTGCCA GGCTCTGGCTGACAGAAGTTCCTGGTTTGAAAAAGATGACTTAAACGAGTGTGAAAAAACATGGAGTTTGCTCCTGATGAACATCAGTCAAGATTTACAATGCACGAGTTGGCAAACGGTGCCCAGTTTTCCAGAGTTCTTCGGAAAG AGCTCTGAGGATGAGAGGCTGCAAGAACAAGAAGTCTTTAAAATTGGAATGAAAGACTTTCACTGGATATCATTCCCATCCTTTCACAAAGAACAGAATTCTAAACCAGAAGATTTTAGCTCCCCTCAGCTAATAGAAACACAAGTATGGGACCAAGCAGATGAACTGGAAAGTTTACCTTCTACATCTGAGAAAGTGTGCTGTAAAATTAATACAGATCCCAAGAACACGGCTGGGGAAGACACAGGAGGTATTTCCAAAGTAGATGTAAATCTCAAACCGTGTGATGTCAGTCAGCATAAAACTTCCACATGCCACTTGGCATTGTCACAAGGAACTGCAAAAGCTCTAAGTGTTCAACAGCATTGCAGAGGGGCTGTGCAgaacagcaaggaaaacagaaagcaagagaagagaGAGCTTCAAGCACAAATACATCGAGGCAGCATTTCATTTGGTGAGACCAGAcgtgtgcctgcagcagggaatcCTCCTCTGGTGAGCATGGCTGGAAatgagagctgcagggagagtTCTGTACAGAGTGAAGGATCTTCAACTCTTGACAGTTGCCCCATGTGTCTGATTCGTTTCAGTGGAAC GCTGTCACAGTTGGATATCGATGGCCATCTTGCTAGATGCTTATCTGAAAGCGCAGATGATATAATGTGGTAA